DNA sequence from the Candidatus Aegiribacteria sp. genome:
AAGGGGTACCATCTCCGAACAAGTACGCGGATAAAGTGGATTTCATGCTTTTCCGCGAGAATACTGAAGATGTTTATGCAGGATTTGATTTTGAACGCGGGAGTGATACCGCGCTTGCGATAATTGAACTAATTAAAGAAAAAACTGGCAGGCAGATTCGCATCGATTCCGGTATCGGCGTGAAACCGATTTCCGTCTTCGGTACGGAAAGACTTGTACGGAAAGCGATACAATGGGCAGTTGACCATGATCTTCCATCGGTCACTCTGGTCCATAAGGGCAATATCATGAAATTCACGGAAGGTTCATTCTGCAAATGGGGTTATGAACTCGCAAAGAGGGAATTTAGTAATGTAACCATTACTGAAAAAGAACTCTGGGATGAATTCAATGGTAAAGTGCCCGAGGGAAAAATCCTGATAAAGGACAGGATTGCCGATTCGATCTTCCAGCAGATCCAGACACGTCCGGAGGAATACTCTGTTCTTGCTCTTCCGAACCTGAACGGTGACTATCTATCTGATGCAGCAATTGCTCTTGTCGGCGGATTAGGGCTTGGCCCTGGAGCGAACATGTCGGATGATATCGCTCTTTTTGAAGCCACTCACGGGACCGCACCAAAGTATACTGGAATGGATAAGGTCAATCCCGGTTCATTGCTGTTATCAGCAGTTATGATGCTTGAGTATATGGGCTGGGGAGAAGCTGCGAGCATGATAAAGCGCGGAATGGAGAAATCAATAATCGACGGTTTTGTTACATACGATCTGGCTCGACTGATGAAGAGGGAAGGCAGAGAGGATGTTACCGAGGTATCCTGTTCAGGCTTC
Encoded proteins:
- a CDS encoding NADP-dependent isocitrate dehydrogenase (Converts isocitrate to alpha ketoglutarate) produces the protein MPGFREVSIPEGDLIEIKSGKPVIGDHPIIGYLRGDGIGLDITPVTQNVVDKAVNKAYKGTRKIAWCPLFAGLQGLQHYGSEFPDETVEAIRHLKVAIKGPYTTPIGEETHVCLYCAHQQYHPGKCDKCGKDDGVCERFRSINVRFRQHLDLFACVRPVRFFKGVPSPNKYADKVDFMLFRENTEDVYAGFDFERGSDTALAIIELIKEKTGRQIRIDSGIGVKPISVFGTERLVRKAIQWAVDHDLPSVTLVHKGNIMKFTEGSFCKWGYELAKREFSNVTITEKELWDEFNGKVPEGKILIKDRIADSIFQQIQTRPEEYSVLALPNLNGDYLSDAAIALVGGLGLGPGANMSDDIALFEATHGTAPKYTGMDKVNPGSLLLSAVMMLEYMGWGEAASMIKRGMEKSIIDGFVTYDLARLMKREGREDVTEVSCSGFGNSIIERM